The nucleotide window ATTATTAGTAAATTATAAAAAAGGAAAGAAAAATGTATAATAGAGATTATCTATCAAATCAATCATCTCAATATGCACAAGAATCATCTCAAGTTCAATTAATGAGCTTTTTAAAAGCAACTTATCAATTATTTGCTGGTTCATTATTAGCAGCAACAGCTGGTGCATATATTGGATTAGGAATTGTTTCTATATTAATGGGACCAATGAAATGGGTTCTATTTGCAATTGAACTTGGATTAATATTTTTTGTTATTCCAAGAGTAAAACATACTCCAGGCGTTAATTTAGCTGTATTATTTGCATTTACATTTATTACAGGATTAACAATTGCTCCATTATTAGCTTCAATTTTTGCAATGCCTAGTGGTGCATCTATTGTTGGTCAAGCATTTTTAATGACTTCTGTTGCATTTGGTGGAATTTCAATGTTCGCAATGACAACTAAAAGAGATTTTTCTGCTATGGGGAAATTTTTATTTATTGCTTTAATCATTATGATTGTTGCTGGTATCTCAAATATCTTCATTCAATCTTCAATGATGCAATTAGCAATAGCTAGTGTGGGAGCATTATTATTCTCAGCATTCATATTATATGATACACAAAACATTATCAAAGGTAATTATGATTCACCTATTGAAGCAGCATTATCTTTATATTTAGATTTCTTTAATCTATTTATTTCATTATTACAAATTCTTGGAATTATGAATAGTGGAGACAGAGAGTAAGACTTTTTGTCTTACTCCATTTTTTATGACAAATACTTTAAGACTTA belongs to Arcobacter defluvii and includes:
- a CDS encoding Bax inhibitor-1/YccA family protein, which gives rise to MYNRDYLSNQSSQYAQESSQVQLMSFLKATYQLFAGSLLAATAGAYIGLGIVSILMGPMKWVLFAIELGLIFFVIPRVKHTPGVNLAVLFAFTFITGLTIAPLLASIFAMPSGASIVGQAFLMTSVAFGGISMFAMTTKRDFSAMGKFLFIALIIMIVAGISNIFIQSSMMQLAIASVGALLFSAFILYDTQNIIKGNYDSPIEAALSLYLDFFNLFISLLQILGIMNSGDRE